Proteins encoded in a region of the Parus major isolate Abel unplaced genomic scaffold, Parus_major1.1 Scaffold299, whole genome shotgun sequence genome:
- the HOXC13 gene encoding homeobox protein Hox-C13: MTAPLGLPPRWPDALGCRCEDAPREKPRMESLGPCRDSLGPPHGVAPPAAAAPDGAAFAELAGAEPPRQCPSGAPALGYGYAFGGGYYGCRLAGVNLQQKPCGFHPADKFPEAGGSLASEELPARAKEFAAFYPGFPGSYQAVPGYLDVSVVPALGAHPEPRHEALLPMEGYQPWALPNAWDGQVYCSKEQSQSAHLWKSPFPDVVPLQPEAGALRRGRKKRVPYSKLQLKELEKEYASSKFITKEKRRRISASTNLSERQVTIWFQNRRVKEKKVVSKAKPGHLHPT, from the exons ATGACGGCGCCGCTCGGGCTCCCCCCGCGCTGGCCCGACGCGCTCGGCTGCCGCTGCGAGGACGCCCCGCGGGAGAAGCCGCGCATGGAGAGCCTGGGCCCGTGTCGGGACAGCCTGGGACC GCCCCACGGCGTGGCccccccggccgccgccgccccggaCGGAGCCGCGTTCGCGGAGCTGGCGGGCGCGGAGCCGCCTCGGCAGTGCCCGTCCGGAGCCCCCGCGCTGGGCTACGGCTACGCCTTCGGCGGGGGCTACTACGGCTGCCGCCTGGCCGGCGTCAACCTGCAGCAGAAGCCCTGCGGCTTCCACCCGGCGGACAAGTTCCCCGAGGCCGGCGGCTCCCTGGCGAGCGAGGAGCTGCCCGCCAGGGCCAAGGAATTCGCCGCCTTCTACCCCGGCTTCCCCGGCTCCTACCAGGCCGTGCCCGGCTACTTGGACGTGTCGGTGGTGCCGGCGCTGGGCGCGCACCCGGAGCCGCGGCACGAGGCTTTGCTTCCCATGGAAGGATACCAGCCCTGGGCGCTGCCCAACGCCTGGGACGGGCAGGTTTACTGCTCCAAGGAGCAATCGCAGTCCGCGCACCTCTGGAAGTCGCCGTTCCCAG ACGTGGTCCCGCTGCAGCCCGAGGCCGGCGCGCTCCGCCGGGGCCGCAAGAAGCGCGTCCCGTACTcgaagctgcagctgaaggagctggagaaggaataCGCCAGCAGCAAATTCATCACCAAAGAGAAGCGGCGCCGCATCTCGGCCAGCACCAACCTGTCCGAGCGCCAGGTCACCATCTGGTTCCAGAACCGCCGCGTCAAGGAGAAGAAAGTGGTCAGCAAAGCCAAGCCCGGACACCTCCACCCCACCTGA